In Ruminococcaceae bacterium BL-6, a genomic segment contains:
- a CDS encoding conserved membrane protein of unknown function (Evidence 4 : Unknown function but conserved in other organisms) — translation MNLLSKAAWRENHLLKAFVYSLALAFAVFLPFLIVDNGYFLFYGDFNVQQVPFYQMCHDAVRSGYIGWSWTTDLGANFVGSYSFYLLGSPFFWLTIPFPSAAVPYLMGPLLILKFGCAGFAGCLYLTRYVRDPEYAVLGGMLYAFSGFSVYNIFFNHFHEAIIVFPLLLWAMDEYMYHRRRGVFAVTVFASCFVNYYFFVGQVTFCLIYWIVRMLCGSWHISLRDFLLLALESVLGVMMACGLLVPTVMAVIQNPRVDNPPNGWNALLYGWNQRYIHILECFFFPPDIPARPNFTPNSEAKWASLGAWLPLFSMTGVFAFLQSRRSHWLKKVLWILFFMMMVPVLNSAFQLFNSSYYARWFYMLVLMMCLATLIALEREASDWRRAILWVLGITLGIALPIGLMPDTKTNNGVQTKTYGLEEYPTRFWAYVAIALLSLLLLTMIFKYYKRNRRLFLHRALCGVAFVSLLYSLFFIALGKTQSEDAHNEVIPYALNGGADLNLPDTKNCRSDFYNAMDNQAMFWQIPSIQAFHSIVPGSIMEFYPTIGVTRDVGSRPDTSTYGLRALTSCRWLFDGIRDAKHFGGPNRLSPEMPGWKYYGTQNGFDVWENEYYIPFGFSYDNYVTRAQYDAEDESNRHLLLLRAMVLTDEQAKKYGGLLTRLDTDEMEYSQNEYFENCLARKSMACTAFSRDSGGFSARFTSEKERLVFFSVPYEEGWSATVNGKPAEVEKVSVGFMAVKVPAGTSQIRFNYRTPGLTLGILAGAGGAALFAAYLILVRRGDRKNKQEHRRTVFRISARPKDAEENNTEE, via the coding sequence TTGAATTTGCTTTCCAAAGCAGCCTGGCGGGAAAATCACCTTTTAAAAGCGTTTGTTTACAGCCTTGCCCTCGCCTTCGCTGTTTTTCTGCCGTTTCTGATCGTCGACAACGGCTATTTTTTGTTTTACGGGGATTTTAACGTGCAGCAGGTCCCGTTTTACCAGATGTGCCACGACGCGGTGCGCAGCGGGTACATCGGGTGGAGCTGGACGACGGATCTGGGCGCGAACTTTGTCGGCTCGTACTCGTTCTATCTGCTGGGCAGCCCGTTTTTCTGGCTGACGATCCCGTTCCCCAGCGCGGCGGTGCCCTATCTGATGGGCCCCCTGCTCATCCTGAAATTCGGGTGCGCCGGCTTTGCCGGCTGCCTTTACCTGACCCGGTACGTCCGTGACCCGGAATACGCGGTGCTGGGCGGCATGCTGTATGCGTTTTCGGGGTTCTCCGTCTACAACATCTTTTTCAACCATTTTCACGAGGCCATCATCGTGTTCCCGCTTCTGCTGTGGGCGATGGATGAATACATGTATCACCGCCGCAGGGGCGTGTTCGCGGTGACGGTTTTCGCAAGCTGCTTTGTCAATTATTACTTTTTTGTGGGACAGGTCACCTTCTGCCTGATCTACTGGATCGTCCGCATGCTGTGCGGAAGCTGGCACATCAGCCTGCGCGATTTCCTGCTGCTGGCGCTGGAATCGGTGCTCGGGGTAATGATGGCGTGCGGCCTGCTCGTCCCCACGGTGATGGCCGTGATCCAGAACCCGCGCGTCGACAACCCGCCGAACGGCTGGAACGCGCTTCTGTACGGCTGGAACCAGCGGTACATCCACATTCTGGAATGCTTCTTCTTCCCGCCGGACATCCCCGCGCGGCCGAACTTCACCCCGAATTCCGAGGCGAAATGGGCTTCGCTGGGCGCCTGGCTGCCGCTGTTCAGCATGACGGGCGTGTTCGCGTTCCTGCAGAGCCGCCGCAGCCACTGGCTGAAAAAGGTGCTGTGGATCCTGTTTTTCATGATGATGGTGCCGGTGCTGAATTCGGCGTTCCAGCTTTTCAACTCCTCGTATTACGCGCGGTGGTTCTACATGCTGGTGCTGATGATGTGCCTCGCGACGCTGATCGCGCTGGAGCGGGAGGCGAGCGACTGGCGGCGCGCGATCCTGTGGGTGCTGGGCATCACGCTCGGCATCGCCCTGCCCATCGGCCTGATGCCGGACACGAAGACGAACAACGGCGTGCAGACAAAGACCTACGGGCTGGAGGAATACCCCACGCGGTTCTGGGCCTATGTCGCGATCGCCCTTCTCAGCCTTCTCCTTCTCACGATGATTTTCAAATATTACAAACGGAACCGCAGGCTGTTTCTGCACAGGGCGCTGTGCGGCGTCGCGTTCGTTTCGCTTCTGTATTCCCTGTTCTTCATCGCGCTGGGGAAGACCCAGTCCGAGGATGCGCACAACGAGGTCATCCCTTATGCCCTGAACGGCGGGGCGGATCTCAATCTGCCGGACACAAAGAACTGCCGCTCCGATTTTTACAACGCGATGGACAACCAGGCCATGTTCTGGCAGATCCCGAGCATCCAGGCGTTCCACAGCATTGTGCCCGGCTCCATCATGGAATTCTACCCGACCATCGGCGTCACGCGCGACGTCGGCTCGCGGCCGGACACCTCCACCTACGGCCTGCGGGCGCTGACATCCTGCCGCTGGCTGTTCGACGGCATCCGGGACGCGAAGCACTTCGGCGGGCCGAACCGCCTTTCCCCCGAAATGCCGGGCTGGAAGTATTACGGCACCCAGAACGGGTTCGACGTATGGGAGAACGAATATTATATCCCGTTCGGCTTCAGCTATGACAACTACGTCACGCGCGCGCAGTACGACGCGGAGGATGAGTCGAACCGCCACCTGCTGCTGCTGCGCGCGATGGTGCTCACGGACGAGCAGGCCAAAAAATACGGCGGCCTGCTCACCCGGCTTGACACGGACGAAATGGAATACAGCCAAAACGAATATTTTGAAAACTGCCTGGCCCGCAAAAGCATGGCGTGCACCGCCTTCTCACGCGACAGCGGCGGCTTTTCCGCCCGCTTCACGTCGGAAAAGGAGCGCCTCGTCTTTTTCAGCGTCCCCTATGAGGAGGGCTGGAGCGCCACGGTAAACGGAAAGCCGGCCGAGGTGGAAAAGGTGAGCGTCGGCTTTATGGCGGTGAAAGTGCCTGCCGGGACCTCGCAGATCCGCTTCAACTACCGCACCCCCGGGCTGACGCTCGGGATTCTGGCCGGGGCGGGGGGCGCGGCGCTGTTCGCAGCGTACCTGATCCTCGTGCGCAGAGGCGACCGGAAAAACAAACAGGAGCACCGGCGCACGGTCTTCCGCATTTCGGCCCGGCCGAAGGATGCGGAGGAAAACAACACGGAGGAGTAA
- the yfbR gene encoding deoxyribonucleoside 5'-monophosphatase (Evidence 2a : Function from experimental evidences in other organisms; PubMedId : 15489502; Product type e : enzyme): MFHFYAMLSRMKLINRWGLMRNTRSENICEHSFDAAVIAHALAVLRNRRFGGNVSPERAAVLAMYHDATEILTGDLPTPVKYNNPEIREAYRQVEKAAQKRLLSLLPEDLRSDYAPLLERNGGADAPLIPLVRAADKISALIKCVEERRMGNTEFREAEQSLRSAVKEMNLPEADCFLEEFLPSYELTLDEQGTLRKL, encoded by the coding sequence ATGTTCCATTTTTATGCAATGCTTTCCCGCATGAAGCTGATCAACCGCTGGGGCCTGATGCGCAACACCCGCAGCGAAAACATCTGCGAGCACAGCTTCGACGCCGCGGTCATCGCGCACGCGCTGGCCGTCCTGCGCAACCGGCGCTTCGGGGGGAACGTCAGCCCCGAGCGCGCGGCGGTTCTGGCCATGTATCACGATGCGACCGAAATCCTCACCGGCGACCTTCCGACGCCCGTTAAATATAATAACCCGGAAATCCGGGAAGCATACCGGCAGGTGGAAAAAGCGGCGCAGAAAAGGCTGCTCTCCCTTCTGCCGGAGGATCTTCGCTCCGACTACGCCCCGCTGCTCGAACGGAACGGCGGGGCCGACGCGCCGCTGATTCCGCTGGTGCGCGCGGCGGACAAGATTTCCGCCCTGATCAAATGCGTGGAGGAGCGCCGGATGGGCAACACGGAATTCCGCGAGGCCGAGCAGTCGCTGCGCTCCGCCGTGAAGGAGATGAATCTGCCCGAAGCAGACTGCTTTCTCGAAGAATTCCTGCCGTCGTACGAGCTGACTCTGGACGAGCAGGGCACTTTAAGAAAATTGTAA
- a CDS encoding LytR family transcriptional regulator gives MSRKRPASSGFEGSRNRKRKKSLVVNILILVVSLLSLCAGGLLVYADHMLGLINFNQEPGNVPPPQQEASGTSLDEWGNSQNTLNGLYHDDQVMNVLLMGVDDYQQNDKGRSDSMLMVSLDKRHEKLKMTSFMRDLYLQIPGYKPNKLTTAYSIGGPTLTVQTIENSFGVDIDRYVVISNDSFNRIIDRLGGVTITLTNEKDSHGNTEADLINMHSGDKKKVHTGTNLLSGKQAHYYSRIRDIGNDYERTARQRKVLESIINKFKTSNLATINGILYDVLPLVTTNMTKNEILFLAANSLTFLNYPTSQNRIPVDGAFDDKNIAGVGSSLIPDTEKNSKLLIDFIYENGASASLPSDDSSSSSGAGE, from the coding sequence GTGAGCAGAAAAAGGCCGGCTTCCAGTGGATTCGAGGGAAGCCGAAACAGAAAAAGGAAGAAGAGCCTTGTCGTCAATATCTTGATTCTCGTGGTGAGCCTGCTCTCGCTTTGCGCGGGCGGCCTTCTGGTCTATGCCGACCATATGCTCGGCCTGATCAATTTCAATCAGGAACCGGGAAATGTTCCTCCCCCACAGCAGGAGGCATCCGGCACAAGCCTCGACGAATGGGGAAACTCCCAGAATACGCTGAACGGCCTGTATCATGACGACCAGGTCATGAACGTCCTGCTGATGGGCGTGGACGACTATCAGCAGAACGACAAGGGCCGCAGTGACAGCATGCTGATGGTCTCGCTGGACAAGCGCCACGAAAAGCTGAAGATGACGTCTTTCATGCGCGATCTTTACCTGCAGATACCCGGCTACAAGCCGAACAAGCTGACGACGGCCTATTCGATCGGCGGGCCGACCCTGACGGTGCAGACGATTGAAAACAGCTTTGGGGTCGACATCGACCGCTATGTGGTCATCAGCAACGATTCCTTCAACAGGATCATCGACCGCCTGGGCGGCGTCACCATTACCCTGACCAATGAGAAAGACTCGCACGGCAACACCGAAGCCGACCTGATCAACATGCATTCCGGCGATAAAAAGAAGGTCCATACGGGGACAAACCTGCTGAGCGGCAAGCAGGCGCACTATTATTCGCGTATCCGCGATATCGGGAACGATTACGAACGGACCGCGCGGCAGAGAAAGGTGCTGGAAAGCATCATCAACAAATTCAAGACCTCGAATCTCGCCACCATCAACGGGATTCTGTACGACGTTCTGCCGCTTGTGACGACGAACATGACCAAAAACGAGATCCTGTTCCTCGCCGCGAACTCCCTCACGTTCCTGAACTACCCCACAAGCCAGAACCGAATCCCGGTGGACGGAGCGTTCGACGATAAGAATATCGCCGGCGTGGGCTCTTCGCTGATCCCGGACACGGAAAAGAACAGCAAGCTTCTGATCGACTTTATTTATGAAAACGGCGCGAGCGCGTCCCTTCCTTCGGATGACTCATCCTCTTCATCCGGCGCCGGGGAATGA
- a CDS encoding conserved protein of unknown function (Evidence 4 : Unknown function but conserved in other organisms): protein MSRKYTKVELLSEEVFRRKAVGETNREIAESYGLTKYQIKQLVSRQHRKARMIANGYVPRLKGRPRQNPADEERSRNNELIELRMKVELLQNFLSEAGRK, encoded by the coding sequence ATGTCCAGGAAATATACAAAAGTAGAGTTACTGAGTGAAGAGGTGTTCCGGCGAAAGGCGGTAGGAGAAACCAATCGGGAAATAGCAGAAAGTTATGGATTGACAAAATATCAAATCAAACAGTTGGTTAGCCGTCAGCATCGGAAAGCGCGCATGATTGCCAACGGCTATGTGCCCCGTCTGAAAGGGCGGCCGCGACAAAATCCGGCCGATGAAGAAAGATCGCGAAACAATGAATTGATTGAACTGCGGATGAAAGTAGAACTTCTGCAAAATTTTCTGTCCGAAGCTGGAAGGAAGTGA
- a CDS encoding transposase translates to MKLKYRVIERFRGKYSIEAMCRSFEVSRSGYYAWRNRQAKEAKDQWLTDLITDCQQRCKQTYGCRRVRRWIQRQTGKKVNLKAILRIMRKYDLLSQIRRRRPYIHYKQAVHKYPNLLQRAFEQPLPNYFWVTDITYIPTAKGMLYLCAVVDLCDKMVLAYRIGNDMTASLVTDTIRDALQKEKVADGLALHSDQGSQYTSQAYFDLSQEYHFQPSMSSPGCPYDNAAMENFFGTLKTECLYRMNFSCRAEVEQAVAEYVHFYNYERINMKDGLTPFEIRSKAA, encoded by the coding sequence GTGAAGCTGAAGTATCGCGTCATTGAACGGTTTCGTGGGAAATACAGCATTGAAGCCATGTGTCGTTCCTTTGAGGTTTCCCGTAGCGGCTACTATGCCTGGCGAAACCGGCAGGCAAAAGAAGCCAAAGATCAATGGCTTACAGACTTGATTACGGATTGTCAGCAGCGCTGCAAACAGACCTACGGTTGTCGTCGGGTGCGCCGCTGGATTCAGCGGCAGACCGGGAAGAAAGTCAACCTGAAAGCCATTCTGCGTATCATGCGGAAGTATGATCTGCTTTCACAGATACGGCGACGTCGGCCATATATACATTACAAACAGGCAGTACATAAATATCCGAATCTGTTACAGAGGGCTTTTGAGCAGCCGTTGCCCAATTATTTCTGGGTTACGGACATCACCTATATCCCTACTGCAAAAGGGATGCTGTATCTATGTGCGGTGGTAGACCTGTGCGACAAAATGGTTTTGGCCTATCGTATCGGCAATGACATGACTGCCTCATTGGTGACAGACACCATCCGGGACGCCTTACAAAAAGAGAAGGTCGCCGATGGACTTGCCCTCCACAGCGACCAGGGGTCTCAATACACGTCACAAGCATACTTTGACCTGAGCCAAGAATACCATTTTCAGCCGTCCATGTCCAGTCCCGGATGTCCTTACGACAACGCCGCCATGGAAAATTTCTTTGGCACGCTTAAGACGGAATGCCTATACCGTATGAATTTTTCTTGCCGTGCTGAAGTGGAACAAGCAGTGGCTGAATATGTCCACTTTTACAATTATGAGCGCATTAACATGAAAGACGGCCTCACTCCGTTCGAAATCCGGAGCAAGGCCGCCTAA
- a CDS encoding DNA mismatch repair protein MutS, with product MLTGKKGSVPFIDIHGMRADEAKRQLEFFLTRTPPGVREVVVIHGYSHGQVLKDMVRHELKHPRIEAKLPSLNEGQTRILLKEPPGAEWTVPG from the coding sequence ATGCTGACTGGAAAAAAGGGTTCCGTGCCCTTTATCGACATCCACGGCATGCGCGCCGACGAGGCGAAACGCCAGCTGGAATTTTTCCTGACGCGGACCCCGCCGGGCGTGCGGGAAGTCGTGGTGATCCACGGCTACAGCCACGGGCAGGTGCTGAAAGACATGGTGCGCCATGAGCTGAAGCACCCGCGCATCGAGGCGAAGCTTCCCTCGCTCAACGAGGGGCAGACCCGTATTCTGCTGAAAGAACCCCCCGGCGCTGAATGGACTGTTCCCGGTTGA
- a CDS encoding conserved protein of unknown function (Evidence 4 : Unknown function but conserved in other organisms), with protein MTVVDIRNAVTDSNVELIEISEDTIYYAEEKTEEGHYNLFLLKYDRASKTERILSSFFLKDPTMVLHFFSFQSDILAVMENGGSCAGILRVDKETGKEKNREEIHFVGNFADCKALDESRVVFYTSENELHKKLFEDYKKLSGFNRIAYLFDLEEGRYYYIRDKRICNLSSDKLMTYDLNGQTQLLVLEPYGSEEEKEHCYRNRRWLGDRVCDNVWVCPLIDFVVAVGTDETHLPLELLLSAGTQGMVRYAGMDEENLYFRAKYFPNNDQRVCAVSRQTGKKAVAAELNLKEGEEPAGFFIETSAARIYRVTEHEDSYEIDGVLNSSVCGQYSKELGQFVSCVEDRFLVAKYVISDEKDSFVFYSIYDIETKKQQSYECRCAVKGNTVVLY; from the coding sequence GTGACGGTTGTCGATATTCGAAACGCCGTGACCGACAGCAATGTGGAGCTGATCGAGATCAGCGAGGATACCATCTATTACGCGGAGGAAAAAACGGAGGAAGGCCATTACAACCTTTTTCTTTTGAAATACGACCGGGCGTCCAAGACCGAACGGATCCTTTCCAGCTTCTTTCTGAAGGACCCCACGATGGTGCTGCACTTTTTCTCTTTTCAAAGTGACATCCTGGCGGTGATGGAAAACGGCGGAAGCTGCGCCGGAATTCTGCGCGTGGACAAGGAAACCGGAAAGGAGAAAAACCGGGAGGAAATCCATTTCGTCGGGAATTTTGCGGACTGCAAGGCGCTGGACGAAAGCCGCGTGGTTTTCTACACGTCGGAAAACGAGCTCCACAAAAAGCTGTTCGAGGATTATAAAAAGCTTTCCGGCTTCAACCGCATCGCCTATCTGTTCGACCTGGAAGAGGGGCGGTATTACTACATCCGCGACAAGCGGATCTGCAACCTTTCCTCGGACAAGCTGATGACTTACGACTTAAACGGCCAGACGCAGCTTCTGGTGCTGGAGCCGTATGGGAGCGAGGAGGAAAAGGAGCACTGCTACCGCAACCGTCGCTGGCTGGGCGACCGTGTGTGCGACAACGTGTGGGTCTGCCCGCTGATCGATTTCGTCGTGGCGGTCGGAACCGACGAGACGCACCTGCCGCTGGAGCTTCTGCTCAGCGCCGGCACGCAGGGCATGGTGCGCTACGCCGGCATGGATGAGGAAAACCTGTACTTCCGGGCGAAATATTTCCCGAACAACGACCAGCGCGTCTGCGCGGTGAGCCGGCAGACCGGAAAAAAGGCCGTGGCGGCCGAGCTGAATCTGAAAGAGGGCGAGGAGCCCGCCGGATTCTTCATCGAGACCTCCGCCGCGCGCATCTACCGCGTGACCGAGCACGAGGACAGCTACGAGATCGACGGGGTGCTCAATTCTTCTGTCTGTGGGCAGTACAGCAAAGAGCTGGGCCAGTTCGTTTCCTGTGTGGAGGACCGCTTCCTGGTGGCGAAGTATGTCATCAGCGACGAAAAGGATTCGTTCGTGTTCTATTCCATTTACGACATCGAGACAAAAAAGCAGCAGAGCTATGAATGTCGGTGCGCCGTCAAAGGCAACACGGTGGTGCTTTACTGA
- the dusB gene encoding tRNA-dihydrouridine synthase B: MKLGHLSIDGFAALAPMAGVTDRAFRELCASFGAAYVVTEMVSARGLLYHNRKTAELMELSEAERPAAIQLFGDDPQIMAQAAQRAMDFSPDAIDINMGCPAPKVTGTGGGSALMKDPQLCARIVEAVKAAVPVPVTVKIRKGWDDEHVNAPLVAKLCAQAGADAITVHGRTREQMYRPSADWEIIRKVRQAVDVPVIGNGDVTCAADAARMMEQTGCDLVMVGRAALGNPWIFREINACLGSGRVIPPPGLPERLLVLRRHVAAMCALKGEAHAMREARKHAGWYLRGLKNAAQYRRRTGTLATFDDLDNLIRDILAQNAP, from the coding sequence TTGAAACTGGGACATCTTTCCATAGACGGGTTCGCCGCCCTCGCGCCGATGGCGGGTGTGACGGACCGCGCCTTCCGCGAGCTGTGCGCGTCGTTCGGCGCGGCCTATGTGGTGACGGAAATGGTCAGCGCGCGCGGGCTTCTTTACCACAACCGAAAAACCGCGGAGCTGATGGAGCTTTCCGAAGCGGAGCGGCCCGCCGCGATCCAGCTGTTCGGCGACGACCCGCAGATCATGGCGCAGGCGGCGCAGCGGGCGATGGATTTTTCCCCGGATGCGATCGACATCAACATGGGATGCCCCGCGCCCAAGGTGACCGGCACCGGCGGCGGAAGCGCGCTGATGAAGGACCCGCAGCTCTGTGCGCGCATCGTCGAAGCGGTGAAGGCCGCCGTCCCCGTGCCGGTGACGGTGAAAATCCGCAAGGGCTGGGACGATGAGCACGTCAACGCTCCGCTGGTGGCAAAGCTGTGCGCACAGGCCGGCGCGGACGCGATCACAGTCCACGGGCGTACGCGGGAGCAGATGTACCGGCCTTCCGCCGACTGGGAGATCATCCGGAAGGTCAGGCAGGCAGTGGACGTGCCCGTCATCGGGAACGGCGACGTCACCTGCGCCGCCGATGCCGCGCGCATGATGGAGCAGACAGGGTGCGACCTTGTCATGGTGGGGCGCGCGGCGCTGGGGAACCCGTGGATTTTCCGCGAGATCAACGCCTGCCTCGGCTCCGGCCGGGTAATCCCGCCGCCCGGCCTTCCGGAACGCCTGCTCGTACTGCGCCGCCACGTCGCCGCCATGTGTGCCCTGAAAGGGGAGGCGCACGCGATGCGCGAAGCGCGCAAGCACGCGGGCTGGTATCTGCGCGGCCTGAAAAACGCGGCCCAATACCGCCGCAGGACGGGCACGCTCGCGACCTTTGACGATCTGGACAATCTGATCCGGGATATTCTGGCGCAGAACGCCCCGTGA
- a CDS encoding DNA-binding helix-turn-helix protein, with amino-acid sequence MKRQERIRELREDADLTQEKVGAAINVPQRTYAYYESGQRLIPPRVLCALADFYGVSVDYLLGRTDHKETNR; translated from the coding sequence ATGAAAAGACAGGAGCGGATCCGCGAACTGCGTGAAGATGCGGATCTCACGCAGGAAAAAGTCGGCGCGGCCATCAATGTCCCCCAGCGCACCTATGCCTATTATGAAAGCGGCCAGCGGTTGATCCCGCCGCGCGTTCTGTGCGCCCTGGCGGATTTCTACGGCGTAAGCGTGGATTATCTTCTTGGGCGTACCGACCATAAGGAAACCAACCGGTGA
- a CDS encoding Transcriptional regulator translates to MRLRIRDLREDHDLTQQQVAEYLMCDQSLYSKYERGERDVPLSIMIKLAQFYKTSIDYLVGLTNHKQPYR, encoded by the coding sequence ATGCGGTTAAGAATCAGGGATTTGCGCGAAGACCATGATCTGACCCAACAGCAGGTGGCGGAATATCTCATGTGCGACCAGTCCTTATACTCGAAATATGAGCGCGGAGAACGCGACGTGCCCCTGAGCATCATGATAAAGCTCGCACAATTTTACAAAACCAGCATCGACTATTTAGTCGGGCTGACCAATCATAAACAGCCTTACCGCTAA
- a CDS encoding conserved protein of unknown function (Evidence 4 : Unknown function but conserved in other organisms) — translation MPDYKKMYLKMFRASEQAVNLFIAAQRECEELSISDPSQDFKILSLTPKNKKGMDEK, via the coding sequence ATGCCAGATTATAAAAAGATGTATTTAAAAATGTTTCGGGCCTCCGAGCAGGCGGTCAATCTTTTCATTGCGGCACAGCGGGAGTGTGAGGAGCTTTCCATATCTGACCCTTCACAGGATTTCAAAATACTTTCGCTGACGCCGAAAAACAAAAAAGGCATGGATGAGAAGTGA